One Enterobacter asburiae genomic window, AACCCTGTGCTCGGGAAACCGCTGTTCAGGGCAAAATTATGACCATTAACGACCACATTACCTGGCATCGTGATAGCTGCACCCATCGTAAAAATAGTATTCACATTCTGAGTGCTGCCGTTAATGCTCGCCACCACGTTACTGGTCCCGGCCGTTCTACTGGTCAGGCTCATCGTGACCGTGCCATCCGCTCCGGTGGTACCGGTGGCTGCCATGGTCGCACCGTTATCCGCGCTGAAGCTCACGGCCTCACCGGCCAGCGAGTTACCGAACGCGTCCGTCACCGTTGCCTTCACGCTGTTGGTTGCCGTGCCGTCGTTCACGACATTATTGGTCACCACCATCAGATTGCCACCGGTAATCTGTGCCGTAGCAGGATTTCCCGTCATGGTGACCACCACCGGTGTAACCGCCAGGGCGCTGCCGTTCACGTTCGCGGTGATGTTTGCCGCCCCCGCAGTCGTCCCCCTCAGCGCCGCCGTGTAGGTCCCGTCCTGGTTATCCGCCACGCTACTTAAGGTAGTGCCCGCCAGGCTGCTGGTCAGGGATACACGCATGCCCGGCTGTGGGTTACCGCTGCCATCTTTCAGGCTCAGGGTCACCAGCGAGGTCGCCATACCGTTCGCCACAATCGTGGCTGGCGAGGCTGTCATTGCAGACTGTGCAGCATCCGGCATGTTTGCCGCAGCAGTCAGGGTAATCGCCCGGCGCAGCGACGTGGCATGCACGTCATTAATCACCGGCTCTACAGTTCCCTGTCCGGCCACTGTACCGGTCAGCGAGGCGGTATACGTCCCCGGAACGCTCTCGTTCACTGCTGACAACGTGGTATTTTCCACACCACTTACCTCAAAACTGACATTTTTCAGCCCGCTCATCGGCCGGCCCTGAGCGTCAGTGGCCTTCAGCACAAGCTGGCTGCTGTCCTGGCCGTCCGCCCGGATCACTGCCGGAGACAGCAGCAGGGATGAGCGGTTTTCCGCAAATTCCCATGCCGCGAAGGTTATGCCCGTCTGCTGACTCTGCCCTTTGAACGTCGCGCTCACCGTGGCTGCGCCCGGAACCACAGACGTAATGTCCAGACGGGCATATCCCTGCTTATCCGTGACAACGTCTTTCGTCTGTTTGCTGCCATCCGACAACGTGACGTCCATGCGAACCGTCTGATCCGGAAGCGGCTTACTGTTACCGTCCATCAGCGACGAAGTCACCGTTACCGGTGTCACACCATCGGCCGGTGCATTATCATTCTCCACCTGCATCTCTCCCTGGAATCCCGCTGACGGCGGAAGTACTTCAACCACCAGGGTCTGAGCATCACTCCGGTTGCCCTGTTTGTCTTCAGCAACCGCTTTCAGGTGATAGATGTTGGATGCCGGCGATACCGCCTGTGTCCGGGCTGCCACACGGGATTCCGCCTGATATTCAGGCAGAGTCAGGGAGAAGCGAGTGTCGCTGAGTGTACGAAATTCCCCGCCTGCCGCCAGAAACGCTGCATTATCCCAGGTCACTGACTCTGTCGGATACTTACTGTTCACCAGAACCGCAACGTTGTGTACTGAGCCCGGCTCACCGCGGATGCTCTCCTGGCTCATCTTCATACTGATAAGCTCCTGCTTGCGGTACTCCAGAACAATGTTGTTATTGCGATCCACAATGCTGTGGCGGTTTTCACTCAGCTTACGCATTTCCCCTGCGCCGTCAGGATGTATCTGAGACTGCCATGACTTGTCCGGCCTCCAGGTCAGCTGAAGGTTGACACTGGTCTCACTCATCTGACCTTTTCCCGTCCGCTGGTCAATGCCCAGCGTCATCAGCGGAAACGGCGTCCAGTTAATTCCGGTCGTGACGGCATATGCATTCTTCTGGCGCTCATCTTTACCAAACAGTGCCACCTCATCACCAAAATACTGCTCATAAATCACTTTGCCGCCCAGCTGCGGCAGCGCCGGCAGCCAGCCATTCAGTCGGATATCAAACCCGTCAGCCGGACGCTCGTCATAATCATCAAAGTCCCGCGACTGGTGCCAGCCCGTCAGACCGAAGTAGCCATTGGCAGAGAGCTGCAAATAATCCCGCCACAGCTCAGCTCCCATGCTGACCCGGCGGTTATTCCCGGTCAGGTCTTCGTCATAAAAGCCGTTCGTCCCGTACATCCACTCTCCGTTGAACCAGCGCATCCCCAGCCCCAGGTTAACGGTATTACGGTCATCACGGTTACGCGCACCAATCTGAGTGAACAGCACATTATCCGGGGTCTCATACAACGGCACCAGCCAGTCAATGCTGCTGTTTTCCAGTGAGAAATCCTCGTTCAGGCTCAGCTGGGCCTCCACGGTACCGAACTGTCCCAGCCACTGCTGTACAGCATCATTCGCTGTCCCCGTCACAGCCTGGCGTGCCGCGCCGGCTACTGCGGCTGTTTTGTTCTCATTCTGCAGCAGGCCAATAGCACGACTGAGTCCGCCAGCTCGCCTGGCGTCCATCTCATCTTCGGTCTTCGTCTCCGGCGGGGGAGGGGTTCCCTTCCCGTTAGCCGGGCGTGGTGCAGGAATATCAATTTCATCCCCGGCACTCAGGCGTTCAAATGGTTTACTGAAGGTACGGAACTGGTTGTATTTACGCAGTTGTTCCACAGTCAGCCCCAGACGTTCAGCGACCAGCACTGTCGTCTCGCCATCAGTCAATATATAGGAACGTGAAGGAGCAGAAAGTTGCATCTCCAGCCACTGTTTCTGTGCAGTCGACGACGCATCCGCTCCCATTGAAGTCACTGAGGCGACAACGGGCGCGGATACCGAAAATAACTGTGCGAACAGACAAAACCAGGCCGTGCGCCGAAGAAAGAGCCCGGGAGCTAGTGTGTTTTTTTGCATGACATATTACCTGAAGGGAAAATTACCTGAGTCGTGGGGAAGGGGAGTAAAATAAGGTGTACGAAAATCAAAAAAATAAGCTTAGTGCTTAAGGGGAGCATTAATTAATTGTTTTTTTGATTTACACGAAACGCACAGGGCATTACCCTGGAATACAACAGACAACCCCTAATCCGTATAAGTTAAATAAACATAATCATTAAGCGGATTTTATATGAGGGGGGATATTAATGATATGTTTTCTGTTTATATATTAATATATAAACATATAAATACATGCCCTCACTTCAGAAGTGCTTCACGACAGTTGGACAGTCATTTGACAGGCGGACTGCCCCCACTCCGGTAGGCGATCCCGCCCTATAAGCGTATCCATACGAAGCATGGCCAGATAGCTACGGTTTGCAACGATCCTACCGAGTACACGGACCGCTCGCTGAGCTGGCAAATTCGGACCGATTTCTTCGCCGACACCTCCCGGTTAAAGTCATCAACGACATTCAACGTGCGCAAACGGCGGTCACATACCATGATAGCAGCCATATATTTCAGACTGGCGATACAGTGGGCATACTCTGCATACTTAGAGTTCATTAGGCGGGCCAGCAGCCCCGGTCCTGCTATAGCCTGCTCGATGGGGCGAGAAGACCTGCGCGATGGCATCGCACTGAGTACAGGCGTGTCTTATACGTGCAGTCAGTATAAGCTGGAAGGCGATGCGCATCTGTTCCAGCTGTTCGGAGACATCCTTATCCTGATTACTCAGCAAGCCGCCATACTCCAGGCTTCGGAGTACTATGGGTAACAGCCGTTTTTCATCGCGGGCGAATGATTCCGGGAACGGTTTGCAGGTTTGGGTCTGGCGCAACGTGCGCTGCGTGGCCGGGTCGTTAACACTATCTGTAAGGGTATCGCTTTCTTTCTGAGTAACCTTTGGGTCAGCTTCCATCTGCGCGATACGATGGAATACTTTCTCGAAACGACTGCTGAAATTCATCCTACGGAGCTTGTCCATCTGTGCCTATAGATGTTCTCTTTCGCGTTCACGATCGGCAGGTATTTCCAGTATGGCACGGTTCAGCGCTTCCTGTTCGTTTGGTCAGCAGGCACAGCCCGTCTCCAGTAGACCACAGCAGTTTGACCTGGCAGCCGCTGCGCCCCGGAAGATGAAGACATGACCTGACATCGGATCGTCCTTCTATGCTGCCCGTACCTTTGCAGCTAGGCCGTTGAAGCCATTTCTCATATCGGTGATACCACTAGCCAGATTTTACTCCCGGAATGTATCGTAAGAAGTGTTAATCAAGATTATCCGTGGCGATTCACCTTTGCACTTTCACTTAAGCGCATACTTTCATTCCGTTACTTTTCTTTTTATCTCTTCAGGCTCGGTGATATCCTCCAATATCCACGAGTCAAGAGAAAAAAATCACATGCCTAACTTCATGGTACGTATCGAACTGCAAGATGTGAATCCAGACTACAGGAAGCTCCACGAGCTAATGACAAAGCTTCAATACTCAGACGAATACCTTCAATATCCTTCGAAATACAAATTGCCAGAAGCTCAATATATAAAACCATCCAGATCGCCAATGCTTAGCCCTGGTAGATTCGCTGAGGAGTGCGAAATCCACAAAGAGGTCAATAGAATTAGCGAAGCGCTGAAATTACAATTCAAAAAATTCAACATTCTTATGACCACCTTTGATAACCTCAACACGAACTACCTGACCCGAGTCAGCTACTCACCGTTCTCATAAATCAGCGGGAGAAGAGATAATTTCTCTGGACAAGATAAGAATGTAATCCGAGTGCAAAAAAACAACTAATCCCACAGTCAGGTACCTCCTTTCCTGAGACACCTGACTTGCTCTGCTCTGACCGCTTTTGGTTCGGGAAACCATCCAGACTGAAGTTATGCAAAGTCAAATTGGCTAACTGATTTATCACTGCTGGCATTCAGAAAATCAGTCCTTTTTCGCCGTTAATGGTGTGGAACTGCTGCAGAATACCCAATGCCTGAGTTGATACTGGAACCAGATGCTCTGTATGGATTTTTGAGCCTCGATGGTAATGCTTGACCCCGTCAAAAGGTTTCCGCTTAGGGGGAATGGTCCACATGGATTTCCTGAAGTCGATTTCATACAACCTGGCAAAGCGTATTACACTGGAACGGATGAAGATAAGCAGGGTACGTTTAGTTGCCAGTCGGGTGAGAGGATGTCCTCTGTAGGTATCCAGTCGTTCAAGAAGCTCTGAAATATGATTTAAAGCGAGGGCAGGGCGGTACTGGCGTTTCCCCGTTGTTAAAGCGCCAGCAATATCCACGGCAGGGTTATAGCTAATAATGACTGATTCGCAGCATAGCGCATGATTGTAGTGATACGCTGCTGAAGGCGCGCTGCGACTTCATATATCTCCTTTACTTCGGCTGTTTTAACGGGAACTTATAAGGTTGTCCTCCGGCTTATTTACACGTATTTTAGTGTCAGTTAACACCATTGGCGGCATATCCTGATAGTAAAAGGGGTATAAATTTTATCGAATTCGACTATACCCTCAGTTGTATCAACTAAAGGGGGGTGATTCGGGTTGAAGTACATTGAGTTGAGTGGAGTCAATGGATTGCAGAGGTGCTGATTTTAGCGGGCCTGGAATGCAAAAACGGACCTCCATGGAGGTCCGTTGATATGAATTTGGTGCCCCGGAATCGAATCCGAACCAAGGGCATGGGGATTTTCAAAACTGGTGCTTAATTTGGCACTTCTGACAGTAAAGGCCAGTCTTCTGGTACCAGGGCAGGGGGCTTTGTCCAGGGGCGCTCGGTTA contains:
- a CDS encoding inverse autotransporter beta domain-containing protein, with the translated sequence MQLSAPSRSYILTDGETTVLVAERLGLTVEQLRKYNQFRTFSKPFERLSAGDEIDIPAPRPANGKGTPPPPETKTEDEMDARRAGGLSRAIGLLQNENKTAAVAGAARQAVTGTANDAVQQWLGQFGTVEAQLSLNEDFSLENSSIDWLVPLYETPDNVLFTQIGARNRDDRNTVNLGLGMRWFNGEWMYGTNGFYDEDLTGNNRRVSMGAELWRDYLQLSANGYFGLTGWHQSRDFDDYDERPADGFDIRLNGWLPALPQLGGKVIYEQYFGDEVALFGKDERQKNAYAVTTGINWTPFPLMTLGIDQRTGKGQMSETSVNLQLTWRPDKSWQSQIHPDGAGEMRKLSENRHSIVDRNNNIVLEYRKQELISMKMSQESIRGEPGSVHNVAVLVNSKYPTESVTWDNAAFLAAGGEFRTLSDTRFSLTLPEYQAESRVAARTQAVSPASNIYHLKAVAEDKQGNRSDAQTLVVEVLPPSAGFQGEMQVENDNAPADGVTPVTVTSSLMDGNSKPLPDQTVRMDVTLSDGSKQTKDVVTDKQGYARLDITSVVPGAATVSATFKGQSQQTGITFAAWEFAENRSSLLLSPAVIRADGQDSSQLVLKATDAQGRPMSGLKNVSFEVSGVENTTLSAVNESVPGTYTASLTGTVAGQGTVEPVINDVHATSLRRAITLTAAANMPDAAQSAMTASPATIVANGMATSLVTLSLKDGSGNPQPGMRVSLTSSLAGTTLSSVADNQDGTYTAALRGTTAGAANITANVNGSALAVTPVVVTMTGNPATAQITGGNLMVVTNNVVNDGTATNSVKATVTDAFGNSLAGEAVSFSADNGATMAATGTTGADGTVTMSLTSRTAGTSNVVASINGSTQNVNTIFTMGAAITMPGNVVVNGHNFALNSGFPSTGFAQATFRVQPASTTSTGNTGNADDYIWSDDQEWVSVDGSGNVTFTESATSSSKTVTVTATPKSGIAGMPYAYTFTVGKWFSDAGSTNRTWPDTDNYCISQGSSIPSREEMSSGLDTRQLGSLWGEWGDVTAYSGSEFRAGSYWSNYANTSTTHITIRLTDGYIYTSGGHQYDSSFNPGVCKKNI